Proteins found in one Drosophila innubila isolate TH190305 chromosome X, UK_Dinn_1.0, whole genome shotgun sequence genomic segment:
- the LOC117794176 gene encoding protein THEM6, which translates to MSWLVLLLILYIIWDVNYFIRCVFTVLGGRLFQRKRKVTDTTTIYGLCTSQDVDIFLRHMNNARYLRELDFARFHFYSLTNLYELVRQRGGGAVQGASSVRYRRTIPIFHPYKIETKLVWWDDKAIYLEQQFVTLADGFVRAVALSKQCLTNCNVNDLLKTYPEAAKRPEMPAELKLWLEAIEVSSLKLRKDK; encoded by the coding sequence ATGTCGTGGCTGGTATTGCTGCTCATCTTGTACATCATCTGGGATGTGAATTACTTCATCCGTTGCGTCTTCACGGTGTTGGGAGGACGGCTGTTTCAGCGTAAACGCAAAGTGACGGATACGACGACGATTTACGGATTGTGTACGTCTCAGGATGTGGACATCTTTCTGCGACACATGAACAATGCGCGTTATTTGCGTGAATTGGACTTTGCCCGCTTCCATTTCTATTCGCTGACCAATCTGTATGAGCTGGTGCGTCAACGCGGCGGCGGAGCGGTTCAAGGTGCCAGCAGTGTGCGCTATCGTCGCACCATTCCCATTTTCCATCCGTACAAGATCGAAACGAAGCTGGTTTGGTGGGATGACAAGGCCATCTATTTGGAGCAACAGTTTGTCACCTTGGCCGATGGATTTGTGCGTGCTGTCGCCCTCTCCAAGCAGTGTCTGACCAACTGCAATGTCAATGATCTGCTCAAGACGTATCCGGAGGCGGCCAAGCGACCGGAGATGCCCGCCGAGCTCAAACTTTGGTTGGAGGCCATTGAAGTCTCCAGCTTAAAGTTGCGCAAAGACAAATGA